The genome window GCCTTTTTATCTATTCACCTATACTAAACTTCTAAACTTTTTCTTTCTCTAAACTAAACAAAGCGGCTAAACCTTCTACCAACGCCTCCGACTCACCACGCATACAAGCAGCTTTTAACTCCAGGGCAGGTAGCTTTACGATCTTGTTCAGGATATTTTTGGTAAGTGTTTCCACTACTTCTCTTTCCGCTTCGCCCAGGTTTTTCAGGTACCGGTTTAGTTCCTGCTGACGGATCTCTTCCAGCTTGCTTTTGAACTGCTGCAGGGCCGGCGACATGGCCATTTCGCGGGTCCAGGTACTGAACTCTGTCATAGCTTCTGCAATGATCTGCTGCACCTGCGGGATGGCCGCCATGCGCATTTCGAGGGCTTCAGAAGCACGATTCTTGATCGTATCTACATTATATACTTCCACACCAGTCAGCTCTTCTAAAGCGCTGTCGATGCTGCGTGGCATGGATAGGTCCAGGAAGAATTTTGGAGCGTTTACACCTTGTTTCTCTATTACTTCTTTACTGATAAAAAAGCAGTCGCCTGGAACAGACGAGATAACCACATCAGCTTTGGCAATCTCTTCCCACACGTTCTCCCAGTACACAGCAGTAGCATTGGTCTTCTCAGCCAAAGCCTGTGCTTTATGATGGGTGCGGTTAACGATAACCACGTTGTTTATACTTGATTTCTGGAAGTTGTCGCACACATTCGCACCGATCTCACCTACCCCAATCATCAGCACGCGCGGGTTAACCAAATCAGCTATCAGCTCTTCTACCAGTTCCACTGTAGCATAGGATACCGACGCAGCGCCATCGAAAAAGGCTGTTTCGTTAAATACCTGTTTATTGGTAGCGAAGATAGTGTGCAGCAAACGGTGCAGGAACGGGCCAGCCATGTTTGCATCTGCAGACCACTGGTAGGCTTTCTTCACTTGGTTCAGTATCTGCATGTCACCCACCACCTGCGACTCCAGACCAAGGCCAACATAGAACAAATGCTGCACAGCCAGTGCAGGCTCGGTAATGTGCTTAAAGTATGGCGTGATATTTTTAGTAGCTACAAAGCCGCGTTCCATCGCAATCAGTTTAATGATCGCCTGGTCCAGTTCTTTCTCTGCGCTATAGTATATTTCGGTACGGTTGCAGGTCGAAAGCACCAGCACATCCTGGGCATCAGTAAATTCCTTTATCTTATCCAGCAGGTTACGACAGCCGATCTCATTCAGCGCAACTGCTTCGCGCACGTTAATCGGCGCATGTTTGTAGGATAATGTGAGGGCTTTAAAGTTGTTTTGCATCTTCTTCTGTCAGATTACATTGCAAAGTTGCAAAATGCTACTCTACAGAAACATGACTATAGTCACTTATCGAAAAGATTGATGTCAACTTTATAAAAAACTATAGCCCGGACTCCATTTCTGAAGTTCGGGCTATAGTCTAGAGGTGAGTTATAGTTTCTCCTAATTCCGCATTTTGGCTAGTTTCTCGGAGTTAAGTATAAAGATGCGGCTGCCCTGGCTGTCAATCAGTTTCTCGTCTTTAAAGTCGGCTAAGGTACGGATGACAGTTTCTTTGGAAGCGCCAACTATACTTGC of Pontibacter deserti contains these proteins:
- the hemA gene encoding glutamyl-tRNA reductase, producing MQNNFKALTLSYKHAPINVREAVALNEIGCRNLLDKIKEFTDAQDVLVLSTCNRTEIYYSAEKELDQAIIKLIAMERGFVATKNITPYFKHITEPALAVQHLFYVGLGLESQVVGDMQILNQVKKAYQWSADANMAGPFLHRLLHTIFATNKQVFNETAFFDGAASVSYATVELVEELIADLVNPRVLMIGVGEIGANVCDNFQKSSINNVVIVNRTHHKAQALAEKTNATAVYWENVWEEIAKADVVISSVPGDCFFISKEVIEKQGVNAPKFFLDLSMPRSIDSALEELTGVEVYNVDTIKNRASEALEMRMAAIPQVQQIIAEAMTEFSTWTREMAMSPALQQFKSKLEEIRQQELNRYLKNLGEAEREVVETLTKNILNKIVKLPALELKAACMRGESEALVEGLAALFSLEKEKV